From the Chloroflexia bacterium SDU3-3 genome, the window CCATGATCGGCATGCTCGATCCGGAGTTCAAGGATGTGGCCACCGGCTTCGCCGAGGTGCGCAACACCTTCCGGCTGCCCTCGCGCGAGACGGTCGCGGGCCTCTACGTCACCGACGGCAAGATCACGCGCGGCGACAGCGTGCGCGTGCTGCGCAGCGGCGTGGTGATGCACGACGGCAAGATCGGCAGCCTCAAGCGCTTCAAGGACGATGTGCGCGAGGTGGCGTCGGGCTACGAGTGTGGCATCACCATCGATGGCTTCAACGATGTGCTGGTGGGCGACACGATGGAGTTCTACCGCAAGGAGCGCGTGGAGCGCACCGCCTAGCAGACGGCGCGTGGGGCGTGCCGCCGCTCGGCGGCGCGCCCTTCCTTTTCTGGCAGGGGCGTCGGCCCCATACGCAGGCGCTATGGCTGCCATGGGCCTGCACCTAGGATGTATGAGCAAACGAACCCAACAGGTCGGCGATGAGATCCAGCGCATCCTGAGCGAGGCCATCCAGTACGAGCTGCGCGACCCGCGCGTGGGCTTCGCCACCGTGATGAACGTGGAGATGAGCGCCGATCTTCAGCACGCCAAGGTCTTCATCTCGGTGATGGCCGAGCCAGCCGAGCAGAAGGAGACCATGGCCGCGCTTGAGCACGCCAAGGGCTTCCTGCGCCGCGCGGTGGCCCAGGGCCTGCGCCACATGCGCTCGGTGCCCGATCTGCATTTCCACCTCGACACCTCGCTGGCCTACACCCAGCGCATCGACGAGCTGCTGCACGAGATCAAGCAGGAAGACAAGGGCGACCAGGACAAGGGCGGCGAGCAGAAGTAGCGCACCGGCCAGCTGGCCAGCGCCCTCTGCCCCGCCCTTGCTGTGCGCCAGGGCTGGTGTCTGCGATGATTGAAACCCCAAACGACGTCTATTTTAAAAAGCGGCTGGACTACTATGTCCATAGCCAGACCTTCGCATTCGATGTGGGCCACACGCTGTTCTCCTCGTTCCAGGTGGATGAGGGCACCGACCTGTTCCTGCGCACGATCGACGTGCCGCCGCCGCGCCAGGTGCTCGACATCGGCTGCGGGGTGGGCGTGATCGGCATCGTGCTGGCGCGGCTGTACCCCGAGGCCCAGGTGCTCTGCGCCGACCGCGATCTGCTGGCCGTGCGCTACACCCGCCACAACGCCCAGCTCAACCAGGTGGCCAACGTCACCGCCATGGGCAGCGTGGGCTTCGAGGATGTGCCCAGCGACAGCTACGACCTGATCACCTGCAACATCCCGGCCAAGGTCGGCGACGAGGCGATCGAGCGCGAGTTCATCCTGGAGCCGCTGGCCCACCTGCGGCCCGGCGGCGACTACTGGTTTGTGGTGGTGAGCGGCCTCAACCACCTCATCCCCAAGGTGGG encodes:
- the rbfA gene encoding 30S ribosome-binding factor RbfA, with translation MSKRTQQVGDEIQRILSEAIQYELRDPRVGFATVMNVEMSADLQHAKVFISVMAEPAEQKETMAALEHAKGFLRRAVAQGLRHMRSVPDLHFHLDTSLAYTQRIDELLHEIKQEDKGDQDKGGEQK
- a CDS encoding methyltransferase; translated protein: MIETPNDVYFKKRLDYYVHSQTFAFDVGHTLFSSFQVDEGTDLFLRTIDVPPPRQVLDIGCGVGVIGIVLARLYPEAQVLCADRDLLAVRYTRHNAQLNQVANVTAMGSVGFEDVPSDSYDLITCNIPAKVGDEAIEREFILEPLAHLRPGGDYWFVVVSGLNHLIPKVGVRHGLHLKQVKKRAGHAVYHLRKPA